Proteins from one Bacteroides mediterraneensis genomic window:
- the cysN gene encoding sulfate adenylyltransferase subunit CysN, with protein sequence MEHLDKSKSGNPMEGEARGKMSIEEFLKKDEQKDLLRFLTAGSVDDGKSTLIGRLLFDSKKLYEDQLDALERDSKRMGNAGEHIDYALLLDGLKAEREQGITIDVAYRYFSTNNRKFIIADTPGHEQYTRNMITGGSTANLAVILVDARTGVITQTRRHTYLVSLLGIKHVVLAVNKMDLVDYSKEVFDKIVADYMAFITPLGIPDVQCIPLSALEGDNVVEKSDRTPWYEGPALLEFLETVHIGNDHNLKDFRYPVQYVLRPNLDFRGFCGKVASGVVHKGDEVVALPSGKRSHIKSIVTYDGELDYAFPPMSVTLTLEDEIDVSRGEMLVHPDNMPMIGRNFEAMLVWMDEEKMDMEKSFFLKQTTNTSRTRVDSIKYKVDINTMEHLSVENGRLTKEDVPMQLNQIAHVVLTSSKELFFDPYTKNKATGAFILIDPITNNTSAVGMIINQVADKDMHNQMELPVLNLPKLGIGPEHYEAIERAVKELERQGIAIELIVKN encoded by the coding sequence ATGGAACATTTAGATAAAAGCAAATCAGGCAACCCGATGGAAGGAGAAGCCAGAGGCAAGATGTCTATCGAGGAATTCCTGAAAAAAGACGAACAGAAAGATCTGCTCCGTTTCCTGACCGCAGGTTCAGTCGACGACGGAAAGTCCACCCTCATCGGACGCCTGCTGTTCGACAGTAAGAAATTGTATGAAGACCAGCTCGATGCCCTGGAACGCGACAGCAAGCGTATGGGTAATGCTGGCGAACACATCGACTATGCCCTGCTGCTCGACGGACTGAAAGCCGAACGTGAACAAGGTATCACCATTGACGTGGCTTACCGTTATTTCTCGACCAACAACCGTAAGTTCATCATTGCCGACACTCCGGGACACGAACAATATACCCGCAACATGATTACCGGCGGTTCGACTGCCAACCTGGCCGTCATCCTGGTAGATGCCCGTACCGGCGTCATCACCCAGACCCGCCGTCATACCTATCTGGTATCCTTGCTGGGTATTAAGCACGTGGTACTGGCCGTCAACAAGATGGACCTGGTAGACTATTCGAAGGAAGTGTTCGACAAGATTGTAGCCGACTACATGGCCTTCATCACTCCGCTGGGTATCCCCGACGTACAGTGCATTCCGCTGTCAGCCTTGGAAGGCGACAACGTGGTAGAAAAATCCGACCGTACGCCGTGGTATGAAGGACCGGCTCTGCTGGAATTCCTGGAAACCGTCCACATCGGCAACGACCATAACCTGAAAGACTTCCGCTATCCGGTGCAGTACGTACTCCGTCCGAATCTCGACTTCCGTGGTTTCTGCGGAAAGGTAGCTTCCGGCGTGGTACACAAAGGTGATGAGGTAGTAGCCCTTCCTTCCGGCAAGCGTTCGCACATCAAGAGCATCGTGACCTACGACGGAGAACTCGACTATGCCTTCCCGCCGATGTCTGTCACCCTAACCCTGGAAGACGAAATCGACGTATCCCGTGGTGAAATGCTGGTACACCCCGACAACATGCCGATGATCGGGCGTAACTTCGAGGCCATGCTGGTATGGATGGACGAAGAAAAGATGGACATGGAAAAATCTTTCTTTCTGAAACAGACCACTAACACCAGCCGTACCCGCGTAGACAGCATCAAGTATAAGGTAGACATCAACACCATGGAACACCTGTCTGTGGAAAACGGACGCCTGACCAAGGAAGATGTGCCCATGCAGCTCAACCAGATTGCCCATGTGGTACTGACTTCTTCCAAGGAACTGTTCTTCGACCCTTATACCAAAAACAAAGCTACGGGTGCCTTCATCCTGATTGACCCGATTACCAACAACACCAGTGCCGTGGGAATGATTATCAACCAGGTGGCCGACAAAGACATGCACAACCAGATGGAACTGCCTGTCCTCAACCTGCCGAAACTGGGCATCGGTCCGGAACACTACGAAGCCATCGAACGTGCCGTAAAGGAACTGGAACGTCAGGGTATCGCCATTGAATTAATAGTTAAAAATTAA
- a CDS encoding TIM-barrel domain-containing protein: MKKIFIVLLGVMLYGIVRAQYPPITPAWALGHIVWEDSLNTEDGARRIVGEYFKHGIPVHAVIIDSPWSTAYNDFEWDYFRYPGHAQMIEDFSKKNVKVILWLTGVVNRKSKDTRLQKSINYDEVVRRNLGINKNVPATWWKGEGVHIDFTNPDAIEWWSQQLDKVFKDGVYGWKVDQGEYWFGDIVETSMGEMSNALFRPYYYDAMYDYTVKRNPNAIIIARPYSHQGGFAASVEKMSLGWCGDFSGDWSGLKLQIQNIYKSSQRGYGAIGCEVAGFFGAKASKESFVRYAQFGCMTACMINGGENGAFSNHLPWWYGEEVEDIYRNCVELHDSLIPYLFSTLIDSHLYGGSLIKNTSLNEESHQLGDYLFTKVVTSEGGNVSFHLPSEGEWIDFFSGQKYKAGEVVCRIYSLNEFPLFVKAGAIIPVQTEKYMEGRVEEGNLDNGKTILLYPNGVSCRNLHLPCGNGIEYEDYSILYDDVKGRLNVRGKRNELFTFVIKNVEGGVENVENSLGWKFDKVNKELIIYAESNGNDIEILKRRSE; encoded by the coding sequence ATGAAAAAAATATTTATTGTGTTATTGGGGGTGATGCTATATGGAATCGTGCGTGCCCAGTATCCTCCTATTACTCCTGCATGGGCTTTAGGGCATATTGTTTGGGAAGACAGTTTGAATACGGAAGATGGGGCTCGGCGGATTGTGGGTGAATATTTTAAGCATGGGATTCCTGTGCATGCGGTTATTATAGATAGTCCGTGGAGTACAGCGTATAATGATTTTGAGTGGGATTATTTCAGATATCCAGGTCATGCTCAGATGATTGAGGATTTTTCAAAGAAAAATGTAAAAGTGATTTTGTGGTTGACGGGAGTTGTCAATCGTAAGAGTAAGGATACCCGATTACAGAAAAGTATAAATTATGATGAGGTTGTTCGTCGCAATTTAGGAATCAATAAGAATGTTCCGGCAACTTGGTGGAAGGGAGAAGGAGTCCATATTGATTTTACAAATCCTGATGCGATAGAATGGTGGTCACAACAACTTGATAAGGTTTTTAAAGATGGTGTATATGGTTGGAAAGTAGACCAAGGAGAATATTGGTTTGGGGATATCGTAGAAACCTCTATGGGTGAAATGAGTAATGCATTGTTTCGTCCTTATTATTATGATGCGATGTATGATTATACGGTGAAAAGGAATCCGAATGCCATTATTATTGCCCGACCTTACTCTCATCAAGGAGGGTTTGCAGCTAGTGTAGAGAAAATGAGTCTGGGATGGTGCGGTGATTTCTCTGGTGATTGGAGTGGATTGAAACTGCAGATACAGAATATTTACAAATCCTCTCAAAGAGGATATGGGGCGATAGGATGTGAGGTGGCTGGCTTTTTTGGCGCAAAAGCAAGTAAAGAATCCTTTGTTCGATACGCTCAGTTTGGATGTATGACAGCCTGTATGATTAATGGGGGTGAAAATGGGGCGTTTAGCAATCATTTGCCTTGGTGGTATGGTGAAGAGGTGGAAGATATATACCGGAATTGTGTCGAGCTACATGATAGCCTGATTCCTTATTTATTTTCTACACTTATAGATTCTCATTTGTATGGGGGTTCTTTAATAAAAAATACGTCATTGAACGAAGAGAGCCATCAGCTTGGAGATTATTTATTTACAAAAGTTGTTACTTCTGAGGGAGGAAATGTCTCTTTTCATTTGCCTTCAGAGGGTGAATGGATTGACTTTTTTAGTGGACAAAAATATAAAGCTGGAGAAGTCGTTTGCCGAATTTATTCATTAAATGAATTTCCTCTATTTGTAAAGGCTGGTGCCATTATTCCTGTTCAGACTGAAAAGTATATGGAGGGTAGGGTTGAGGAAGGAAACTTGGACAATGGAAAGACAATTTTGCTTTATCCTAATGGAGTCTCGTGCAGAAATTTGCATTTGCCATGTGGCAATGGTATTGAATATGAAGATTATTCAATATTGTATGATGATGTCAAAGGCAGGCTTAATGTACGTGGTAAAAGGAATGAGCTGTTTACTTTTGTGATAAAGAATGTGGAGGGGGGTGTTGAAAATGTTGAAAACTCATTAGGTTGGAAATTTGATAAGGTGAATAAAGAACTCATTATTTATGCAGAGTCTAATGGAAATGATATTGAAATTTTGAAAAGAAGAAGTGAATAA
- the cysC gene encoding adenylyl-sulfate kinase, translating to MNDSKATHIYPIFDRMLGRADKEELLHQHGLMIWFTGLSGSGKSTIAIALERELQQRGLLCRILDGDNIRSGINNNLGFSAEDRVENIRRIAEVGKLFVDTGIITLAAFISPNNEIREMAARIIGKDDFLEIYVSTPLEECERRDVKGLYAKARRGEIKNFTGISAPFEAPAHPALSLDTSKLSLKESVDQLLDLILPKVTKK from the coding sequence ATGAACGATTCAAAAGCAACTCATATCTATCCGATATTCGACCGCATGCTAGGGCGTGCAGACAAGGAAGAGCTCCTTCACCAACACGGACTTATGATTTGGTTCACCGGGCTGAGCGGTTCGGGAAAAAGTACCATCGCCATCGCTTTGGAGCGTGAACTCCAACAGCGCGGGCTGCTGTGCCGTATCCTCGACGGAGACAACATCCGCAGCGGCATCAACAACAATTTGGGCTTCTCGGCCGAAGACCGGGTAGAGAATATCCGACGCATTGCCGAAGTGGGCAAGCTGTTTGTCGATACCGGTATCATTACGCTGGCGGCTTTCATCAGCCCCAATAACGAAATCCGCGAAATGGCCGCCCGCATCATCGGGAAAGACGATTTTCTGGAAATCTACGTCAGCACCCCGCTGGAAGAATGTGAGCGCCGCGATGTGAAAGGCCTGTACGCCAAGGCCCGCCGTGGAGAAATAAAGAACTTCACCGGCATTTCAGCCCCGTTCGAAGCACCGGCGCATCCCGCCCTTTCGCTCGACACCTCCAAGCTGTCACTCAAAGAATCCGTCGACCAGCTGCTCGACCTGATTCTCCCCAAAGTCACTAAAAAATAA
- a CDS encoding alpha-L-fucosidase yields MNQFVLLGCLWLGACATAFSQQTSGVNYQLEPMPSVHKPLSENSVPMGDSQTFEEVKLDLPVTAGPYEPTWASIESNYPGTPEWLRDSKFGIWIHFGPQSAGESGDWYARKMYVEGTPAYENHLKNYGHPSEVGYKEVLRDWNPKKFNPKALVDIYKDAGARFLIIQGVHHDQFDLWDSKYQAWNSTRLGPKRDLIGEWEKAAREAGIRFGLTFHHEYSWWWWQTAFQCDTKGEKKGVPYDGNLTLADGKGKWWEGLDPRYLYGINLREYETVAEAANSRWSPPKAGIFSGHLVYAEWYAKWWALRMMDAVDKYNPDFIYTDGTDQQPFSGSGTGTGYKCDAMQRVIADFYNKTLARRGKVDVFSIVKFRKQTNGTVNTCETGIPENIKTDQPWIAETPVGDWFYGPNFVYSSDAMIRYLLEIVARDGSVGVSIPLRPDGSLDEGCVKMLKEVGQWMRVNGQGIYGSSAWRVLGEGKDGKLNVLPGGFIGGSQANHTFYSTDFRFTVGKDKALYAWCMTVPKPGETLKIVSLGTNSTVEKKKVTSVELLGVKGNKLEWKQEADGLRIVYPKSASLKTAVGFRIVCE; encoded by the coding sequence ATGAATCAATTTGTATTATTAGGCTGCTTGTGGCTGGGAGCCTGTGCAACGGCTTTTTCCCAGCAGACCAGTGGGGTGAACTATCAGTTGGAACCTATGCCGTCGGTGCATAAGCCACTGTCGGAAAACTCTGTCCCGATGGGGGACAGCCAGACTTTTGAGGAAGTAAAACTGGATTTGCCGGTGACAGCCGGACCGTATGAGCCTACGTGGGCATCGATAGAGTCCAACTATCCGGGTACACCTGAATGGTTGCGGGATTCCAAGTTCGGAATATGGATTCATTTCGGACCGCAGTCGGCTGGAGAGAGTGGCGACTGGTATGCCCGCAAAATGTATGTGGAAGGGACGCCGGCTTACGAGAACCATCTGAAAAACTATGGGCATCCTTCGGAAGTGGGCTACAAGGAGGTGCTGCGCGACTGGAATCCGAAGAAGTTCAATCCGAAAGCATTGGTGGATATTTACAAGGATGCCGGCGCACGGTTTCTGATTATTCAGGGGGTACACCATGACCAGTTCGACTTATGGGATTCCAAGTATCAGGCCTGGAATTCTACCCGTCTGGGACCGAAACGGGACTTGATAGGCGAGTGGGAGAAAGCGGCAAGAGAAGCGGGTATCCGTTTCGGACTCACTTTCCATCATGAATACTCCTGGTGGTGGTGGCAGACGGCTTTCCAGTGTGACACGAAGGGTGAAAAGAAGGGAGTGCCTTACGATGGGAACCTGACATTGGCCGACGGAAAGGGAAAATGGTGGGAAGGACTGGACCCTAGATACCTTTACGGCATCAATCTGAGGGAGTATGAAACGGTGGCTGAGGCAGCCAATTCCCGTTGGTCTCCTCCCAAGGCAGGTATTTTTAGCGGGCATCTGGTGTATGCGGAATGGTATGCGAAATGGTGGGCCTTGCGCATGATGGATGCCGTGGATAAATATAACCCGGATTTCATTTATACGGATGGTACGGACCAGCAGCCTTTCAGCGGTTCGGGTACGGGTACAGGATATAAGTGTGATGCCATGCAGCGGGTGATTGCGGATTTCTACAACAAGACGCTGGCCCGTCGTGGAAAGGTGGATGTGTTCAGCATCGTGAAGTTCAGGAAACAGACGAACGGTACGGTGAATACGTGTGAGACGGGAATCCCGGAGAATATCAAGACCGACCAGCCTTGGATTGCGGAAACCCCGGTAGGCGACTGGTTCTATGGCCCGAACTTCGTGTACAGTTCGGATGCGATGATACGTTATCTGTTGGAGATTGTGGCACGTGACGGTTCGGTAGGGGTATCTATTCCGCTGCGTCCCGACGGCTCATTGGATGAAGGTTGCGTGAAGATGTTGAAAGAAGTCGGCCAATGGATGCGGGTGAACGGACAAGGCATTTACGGCAGTTCAGCTTGGCGTGTATTGGGTGAAGGAAAAGACGGTAAGCTGAATGTGTTGCCGGGTGGATTCATCGGGGGCAGTCAGGCAAACCATACGTTCTATTCTACGGATTTCCGTTTTACGGTAGGAAAAGACAAGGCCTTGTATGCCTGGTGCATGACGGTGCCGAAACCGGGAGAGACTTTGAAGATTGTGTCTTTGGGTACGAACTCCACAGTGGAAAAGAAGAAGGTGACTTCAGTAGAACTGTTGGGTGTAAAAGGTAATAAATTAGAGTGGAAACAGGAGGCAGACGGATTGCGTATTGTGTATCCGAAATCTGCTTCTTTGAAGACGGCTGTAGGGTTTAGAATTGTATGTGAATGA
- the cysQ gene encoding 3'(2'),5'-bisphosphate nucleotidase CysQ: protein MDKNILYTAIQAALAAGAEIMSVYTDPNADFEIEKKADNSPLTIADRKSHAVIAQALAGTPYPLLSEEGAKIAPEERQQWKELWIVDPLDGTKEFIKRNGEFTVNIAYVKDGCPEAGVIYIPVKKELYFADTTLGAYKINEITETGSCASLDALIAHAQRLPNAHRTDDTFIVVASRSHLTPETEAYIHEMQQKHAQVETISKGSSLKLCLIAEGNADVYPRFAPTMEWDTAAGHAIIRASGKEVYQAGKKEPLQYNKTDLLNPWFIAE, encoded by the coding sequence ATGGATAAAAATATATTATATACTGCCATTCAGGCCGCACTTGCCGCCGGAGCAGAAATCATGTCTGTATATACCGATCCGAATGCGGATTTTGAGATAGAGAAAAAAGCGGATAATTCTCCGCTGACCATTGCCGACCGCAAATCGCATGCCGTCATAGCACAAGCATTAGCCGGCACTCCCTACCCTTTGCTGAGCGAAGAGGGGGCCAAAATCGCACCCGAAGAAAGACAGCAATGGAAAGAGCTTTGGATTGTCGACCCATTGGACGGTACCAAAGAATTCATCAAGCGGAACGGTGAATTTACCGTCAACATTGCCTACGTAAAAGACGGTTGCCCGGAAGCGGGAGTCATTTATATCCCCGTCAAAAAAGAACTTTATTTTGCCGATACCACATTGGGAGCCTATAAAATCAATGAGATTACGGAAACCGGTTCATGCGCTTCATTGGATGCACTGATTGCGCATGCACAGCGTCTGCCGAATGCCCACCGTACAGACGATACATTCATCGTCGTGGCTTCCCGTTCACACCTGACTCCTGAAACAGAAGCTTATATCCACGAAATGCAGCAAAAGCATGCACAAGTGGAAACCATCTCCAAGGGAAGCTCCCTGAAGCTGTGCCTCATCGCAGAAGGAAATGCCGACGTATATCCCCGTTTTGCTCCCACCATGGAGTGGGATACGGCTGCCGGACATGCCATTATCCGTGCTTCCGGGAAGGAAGTGTATCAGGCAGGGAAAAAAGAGCCGCTACAATACAACAAAACAGACTTGCTGAACCCTTGGTTCATTGCAGAATAA
- a CDS encoding SLC13 family permease — MSIEIIIVLLSLVAMLTALIMDKMRPGMILFSVVVIFLCTGILTPKEMLEGFSNKGMITVALLFLVSEGVRQSGALTQLIKKLLPQQTTSVFRAQARMLPSIAFISAFLNNTPVVVIFAPIIKRWANYVKLPATYFLIPLSYVTILGGICTLIGTSTNLVVHSMILDAGMKGFSMFELGKVGVFIALAGIIYLFLFSQKLLPANRPDTANEEENDSSRHLVEAVIGPRFPGINKTVSEFDFKRHYGAEVKELRRSGRTYTNLSKVSFREGDTLVVLADDSFIQTWGESSVFLMLANGKEYEPAGKKKRWFTLFLLVFMIVGATIGELPGIEKFLPEGIKLDMFFFVSITTVIMAWTKIFPPQKYTKYISWDILITIACAFAISKAMENSGVADLLAGYIISLSHDYGPYVLLAVLFIITNIFTELITNNAAAALSFPIALSLSTQLGVNPMPFFVVICMAASASFSTPIGYQTNLIVQGIGNYKFTDFVRIGLPLNIITFLISVFLIPLIWPF; from the coding sequence ATGTCTATCGAGATTATTATCGTACTACTTTCACTTGTGGCCATGCTGACCGCGCTGATTATGGACAAGATGCGTCCGGGAATGATTCTGTTCTCGGTGGTGGTCATCTTTCTCTGCACCGGCATCCTCACCCCGAAAGAAATGCTGGAAGGCTTCAGCAACAAGGGGATGATTACCGTGGCCTTGCTGTTCCTGGTCAGTGAAGGTGTACGTCAGAGCGGAGCGCTGACCCAGCTCATCAAGAAGTTGCTTCCCCAGCAGACGACGTCCGTCTTCCGGGCACAGGCACGCATGCTGCCCAGCATCGCTTTCATATCCGCCTTCTTGAACAATACACCGGTGGTGGTCATATTTGCCCCCATCATCAAGCGGTGGGCCAACTATGTCAAGCTTCCGGCCACTTACTTCCTGATTCCACTATCGTATGTAACGATTCTCGGCGGTATCTGTACGCTGATTGGTACGTCTACCAACCTGGTGGTACACAGCATGATTCTTGATGCCGGGATGAAAGGCTTCAGCATGTTCGAACTGGGGAAAGTGGGAGTATTCATCGCCTTAGCAGGCATTATCTACCTGTTTCTGTTCTCCCAAAAACTGTTACCTGCCAACCGTCCGGACACGGCCAACGAGGAAGAAAACGACTCTTCACGGCATCTGGTAGAAGCCGTCATCGGTCCGCGTTTCCCGGGTATCAACAAGACGGTGAGCGAATTTGACTTCAAGCGTCATTATGGAGCGGAAGTGAAAGAACTCCGCCGTAGCGGACGTACCTATACCAACCTGAGCAAAGTCAGTTTTCGCGAAGGCGATACATTAGTAGTGCTGGCAGACGACAGCTTCATCCAGACATGGGGAGAATCTTCTGTCTTCCTGATGCTGGCCAACGGGAAAGAATACGAACCGGCCGGAAAGAAAAAACGCTGGTTCACCCTTTTCCTCCTCGTATTCATGATTGTAGGAGCTACCATCGGTGAACTGCCGGGCATTGAGAAATTCCTGCCCGAAGGCATCAAGCTGGATATGTTCTTTTTCGTATCCATCACTACGGTCATCATGGCCTGGACCAAGATATTCCCTCCACAGAAATATACCAAGTATATCTCCTGGGATATCCTGATTACCATTGCCTGCGCCTTTGCCATCAGCAAAGCCATGGAAAATTCCGGAGTGGCCGACTTGCTGGCCGGTTACATTATCAGCCTGAGCCATGACTACGGCCCTTATGTGTTGCTGGCCGTGCTGTTCATCATTACGAACATCTTTACGGAACTGATTACCAACAATGCGGCGGCGGCCCTGTCCTTCCCCATTGCCCTGTCACTGTCCACCCAGCTGGGAGTCAATCCCATGCCGTTCTTCGTGGTCATCTGCATGGCAGCCTCGGCCAGTTTCTCCACCCCTATCGGCTATCAGACCAACCTGATTGTACAAGGTATCGGAAACTACAAGTTCACCGATTTCGTCCGTATCGGACTGCCACTGAACATCATCACATTCCTGATATCGGTCTTTCTCATCCCGCTGATATGGCCGTTTTAA
- a CDS encoding sulfotransferase, translated as MGLLEFNKLPINTLVGADWKTFNQITAGRTIDPAYKGKYRLTKAVCRLLSTLAPLQDKRYKKLLADKPLEHDPVFILGHWRSGTTFMHNVFSCDKHFGYNTTYQTVFPHLMMWGQPFFKKNMSWLMPDKRPTDNMELAVDLPQEEEFALANMMPYTYYNFWFLPKYMQEYADKYLLFDDISDAELKVFEETFTKLIKISLWNTHGTQFLSKNPPHTGRVKELVKMFPNAKFIYLMRNPYTVFESTRSFFTNTIQPLKLQDISNEELQTNILSVYAKLYHKYEADKKFIPEGNLVEVRFEDYEKNAFDMTQEIYQKLQIPGFDEARADIEAYVNKKKGYKKNKYQYKPETVELVEKNWSFALEQWGYKL; from the coding sequence ATGGGACTACTTGAATTTAACAAACTCCCCATCAATACCCTTGTGGGAGCCGACTGGAAGACTTTCAACCAGATTACTGCCGGACGTACCATCGACCCGGCATACAAAGGCAAATACCGCCTGACCAAGGCCGTCTGCCGTCTGTTATCCACACTGGCTCCTTTACAGGACAAACGGTATAAAAAACTGCTGGCCGACAAGCCCCTGGAACACGACCCTGTGTTCATCCTCGGACATTGGCGCAGCGGAACCACCTTCATGCACAACGTGTTCTCCTGCGACAAGCATTTTGGCTACAACACCACCTATCAGACGGTGTTTCCGCACCTGATGATGTGGGGACAGCCCTTCTTCAAAAAGAACATGAGCTGGCTGATGCCGGACAAACGTCCGACCGACAACATGGAGCTGGCCGTCGACCTTCCGCAGGAAGAAGAGTTTGCCCTGGCCAACATGATGCCCTACACGTACTACAACTTCTGGTTCCTGCCGAAATATATGCAGGAATATGCCGACAAGTACCTGTTGTTTGATGACATCAGTGACGCCGAACTGAAAGTGTTTGAGGAAACCTTCACCAAACTGATCAAGATTTCCTTGTGGAACACCCACGGCACGCAGTTCCTCAGCAAGAACCCGCCGCACACCGGACGTGTGAAAGAGCTGGTGAAGATGTTCCCGAACGCCAAGTTCATCTACCTGATGCGTAATCCGTACACGGTATTTGAATCGACCCGCAGCTTCTTCACCAACACCATCCAGCCGTTGAAATTGCAGGACATCAGCAACGAAGAACTGCAGACCAACATCCTTTCTGTCTACGCCAAGCTGTATCACAAGTACGAGGCCGACAAGAAGTTCATTCCGGAAGGTAACCTGGTGGAAGTCCGTTTTGAAGATTACGAGAAAAACGCCTTCGATATGACGCAGGAGATTTACCAGAAGTTGCAAATCCCCGGCTTTGACGAAGCCCGTGCCGACATCGAAGCGTACGTCAACAAAAAGAAAGGGTACAAGAAAAACAAATACCAATACAAGCCCGAGACCGTCGAACTGGTTGAAAAGAACTGGTCATTCGCTTTGGAGCAGTGGGGGTATAAATTGTAA
- the cysD gene encoding sulfate adenylyltransferase subunit CysD: protein MQEEYKLSHLKELEAESIHIIREVAAEFENPVMLYSIGKDSSVMVRLAEKAFAPGKVPFPLMHIDSKWKFKEMIQFRDEYAKKYGWNLIVESNMEAFRAGVGPFTHGSKVHTDLMKTQALLHALDKYKFDAAFGGARRDEEKSRAKERIFSFRNEFHQWDPKNQRPELWDIYNARIRKGESIRVFPLSNWTELDIWQYIRLENIPIVPLYFAKERPVVNIDGQLIMPDDDRLPEKYRDKIEMKKIRFRTLGCWPLTGAIESEADTIEKIVEEMMTTTKSERTTRVIDFDQEASMEQKKREGYF from the coding sequence ATGCAAGAAGAATACAAATTGAGCCACCTGAAAGAACTCGAAGCCGAGTCCATTCACATCATCCGTGAAGTGGCTGCCGAATTTGAGAATCCGGTGATGCTCTACAGCATCGGGAAAGACTCATCCGTCATGGTCCGTCTGGCGGAAAAAGCCTTCGCTCCGGGAAAAGTTCCTTTTCCACTGATGCACATCGATTCCAAATGGAAATTTAAGGAAATGATTCAGTTCCGCGATGAATACGCTAAAAAATATGGCTGGAACCTGATTGTGGAAAGCAACATGGAAGCCTTCCGCGCAGGCGTAGGCCCCTTCACTCACGGAAGTAAGGTACACACCGACCTGATGAAAACCCAGGCCCTGCTGCACGCCCTCGACAAATACAAGTTCGACGCAGCCTTCGGAGGCGCACGCCGTGACGAGGAGAAATCACGTGCCAAGGAACGTATCTTCTCTTTCCGCAACGAGTTCCACCAGTGGGATCCCAAGAACCAGCGTCCGGAACTCTGGGACATCTACAATGCCCGCATCCGCAAAGGAGAAAGCATCCGTGTGTTCCCGTTGAGCAACTGGACCGAACTGGACATCTGGCAGTACATCCGTCTGGAAAATATCCCCATCGTACCGCTGTATTTCGCCAAGGAACGTCCGGTGGTCAACATCGACGGACAGCTGATTATGCCCGATGACGACCGTCTGCCGGAAAAATACCGCGACAAGATTGAAATGAAGAAAATCCGTTTCCGTACCCTGGGATGCTGGCCGCTGACAGGCGCCATTGAAAGCGAAGCCGACACCATCGAAAAAATTGTGGAGGAAATGATGACCACCACCAAGAGTGAACGCACGACCCGTGTCATCGACTTCGACCAGGAAGCCAGTATGGAACAAAAGAAACGTGAAGGATATTTTTAA